A segment of the uncultured Desulfobulbus sp. genome:
GTTACTGCCAACAAGGCGCTGCTCTCCCAGCATGGGGCGGAAATTTTTGCCGAAGCAGCGAAAAACAATGTCGAAGTTGGCTTTGAGGCTAGTGTCGGCGGCGGTATCCCCGTGATCAAGGCCCTGAAAGAGGGGTTGGTCGCCAATAAAATACTCTCCATCATGGGGATTATGAATGGTACCGGCAACTATATCCTTTCCCGTATGACCGACGAGGGAATCCCCTTTGACGATGTTTTGAAAGATGCTCAACGTCTTGGCTTTGCCGAGGCGGATCCCACCTATGATATCGAAGGGATCGATACCGCCCATAAGCTGGCTATTCTCATGACCATGGCTTACGGCATGCCCATTACCCATAACGAGATCGCCACCGAGGGGATCTCCAGTATTGAACCCATGGATATAGAACTTGCCCGTGAGCTTGGTTGCTGCATTAAGCTGCTGGCCATCAGCCGCAATCACGGCGAGCATGTCGAGGCCCGAGTGCATCCGACCATGGTGCCTCAGAGCCATTTGCTGGCCTCCATTCACGGGGCTTACAATGCCATTCATTTTCAGGGTGATACCGTGGGCAATGTCCTGCTCTATGGTCAGGGGGCGGGGATGATGCCCACCGGCTCTGCGGTGGCGGCTGACGTGGTGGATATCGCTCGCAACATCCAAAGTGACTGCATCAATCGTGTTCCTTCGCTCTCTTACCTGCCCAACGAGATGCGGCCTCGCAAGATTACCCCCATGGATGAGCTGTACGGACCCTACTATTTCAGGTTGACGGTCCTTGATCAGCCGGGCGTGCTCTCCACTGTGGCGGGGATCTTGAGCAAATACGAGATCAGTATCGAGTCGGTGATTCAAAAGGGACGCAAGAAGGTTGGCGCTGTACCGCTGGTGATCGTGACCCATCATGCCAAAGAATCCGCAGTGCGAGGCGCTCTAGAAGAGATCAGCAAACTGGAGTCCATTACCGCTCCGATCGTTAAAATCCGTATTCTCGAAGAGGAGGAGTGATTCGCTCCAGGATCATAGACAGGACACCATGAAATATATTCTCTTGATCGGTGACGGTATGGGGGATGTACCCGTGCCGGCCCTGAATAACCAGACTCCGCTTGAAGCGGCCGCAACCCCCACCATGGATCGGTTGGCTGTCGCTTCGGAAATGCTCCAGGTGCGCACTGTTCCCGAAGGCTACCCTCCGGGCAGTGATGTGGCCAATCTCTCCTTGATGGGCTACGAACCGGAGAAATATTACACCGGGCGAGCGCCGTTGGAGGCTGCCAGCCTGGGGGTGGAGCTTAGCTCTGATGAGTTTGCCTTTCGCTGCAACCTGGTCCATGTGGAGCACGATGCCGCTGGTCGCATGACCATGATCGATTACAGCGCAGGTCACATCACCACGGAAGAGAGTACCCAGTTGATTGCGGCGCTGCAGGAAGCCTTCAATGCAGAGGACATTGCGCTCTATCCCGGTGTGAGTTACCGCCATCTGCTTGTTTTTAGCGGCCAGCTTCCCGCAGGTTTTTCCACCGTACCTCCCCATGACTATTCCGATCAGGAGGTGACTTCTTTCTACAAAGAGTATGAAAAAGTGCCATCGCTGGCGCTGATCATGGATAGGGCTCAGGAAATTCTCGCAAATCATCCCGTGAATCAGGATCGAGAGCGTCAGGGAAAACGGAGTGCCAATGCGGTCTGGCTCTGGGGTGAGGGCAAACGTCCGGCCATGGAAACCTTAGACGCGCGTTTTGGTATTCGCGGGGGATTGATCTCAGCGGTCGATCTGCTTAAAGGGCTTGGAGTGCTTGGGGGGCTTGAGATTATCCATGTGGAAGGAGCCACCGGCTATCTGGATACCAACTATGCCGGAAAGGCCCAGGCTGCCATCGATGTGCTGAAAAAAGAGGACTTTGTCCTGGTGCATGTGGAGGCGCCCGATGAGACCGGCCATCAGGGGCTGGCACAAGAAAAAGTGCAGGCCGTGGCCGATTTTGATGCCAAGATCGTCAAACCCATTGTCGAGGAGATGGAACGGCTTGGTGAAGAATTTCGTGTGGTTATCACCATGGACCACTTCACCCCTATCCATCGCCGCACCCACGAAGACTGGCCCGTGCCCATGTTTATCTACGATTCCCGTGGTGTGGCTCAGGCCGCTGGCCGTACCTATTCAGAGGCAAACGTCTTGGCTGCGGTGGAGGAAAACGGGCTCAAACTTGATTCCGGCGCGGCCTTCTTTCGCCGTTTTGTCGAGCAGGAGTAAAGGATGGCTAAAATCAACGTCAGCCTGCAGGAGCCGATCTTCAGCACGACCTACCGGGTGATCTATGGGGATACCGATGCCGCCGGGGTTGTGTATAACGCCAACTACCTGCGCTATTTCGAGATTGGCCGTACCGAGATGATGCGGGCCTGGGCCTTGCCCTATAGTGCCATTGAGGAGCTGGGGTGTGTCCTGCCGGTGACCGAATCCTACCTGCGTTTCAAGGCCTCTGCCGCCTATGATGATCTTCTCACCATCAGTACCTCGCTAATCGAGGTGACCAAGCTGACCTGTCGTTTTCATTACGCTATCACCCGTGAAGAGGCGGATGGGAAATCAACGCTGCTGGTGAGGGGCTTTACTGTCCATGCCTGCATCAACCGGGACGGCAAGCTCACCCGTTTTCCTGCACCAGTATTGGAAAAGATTCAGGCAATCTTGGAAAAAAGGAACGCAGCGAAAGAAAAAGGTTGATTTCTTCGCAAAGTTTAAGTATAGTGGGCGAACGCAACGCGGGGTGGAGCAGTCTGGTAGCTCGTCGGGCTCATAACCCGAAGGTCAGAGGTTCAAATCCTCTCCCCGCTACCACGCATATTCAAGGGTTAAGTCAATTTGGCTTAACCCTTTTTTTGTTTAACGCCCTTATTGCTTTCGTCAGTCCTTCCTCAAGTCCTTTCATTTGCTTTGACACATCTTTTCTGTAGTCAGATTGTATTTTTTAAATACGGATGTGGTTTTGTGTCTTCTGGCTGCCATTGTACGAATAAAATCGTTCACCTCAAAGGGATGCATGTGTGTTACATTGGTAGTCAAGTGTGGTCATTTTTTCAGCTTTCTTTGCAATGTACCTTTTCTTTTTTTTGTGAATTTATACAAAAAAAGAAAAGATAAGCGTGCCAACAACGTAACGCCAAGGAGAGTCGAATGCGCACACGTAACATGACTATTTCACTCATTATTGCGACATGGTTTTTTTCTGCCGCAGCACACGCCACACCAACAGTAATGTACAATGGAGGGTTTGCCGTAGGAATCCAGGGACTAGAGCTCTCTGGTGCCGAATATCGAGTTGATTTTATAGAAGGAAGCTACAATTCAATCTATCAATATTCAGCTCCTCTTTTTCTGGGCAACGAATCAGGGGCAGCAGCTGCTGCAGATGCAATCATGAATGTACTTAATGCTGAGGTAGTTACACCCCATATCGGAATCAATCCTGAGTATGAAGTTCTTTGGGTGCCTTACCTTGAAAGTGCAGGGGATTTTAGAACCGAGCAGCGTGGTTACTCTTCCCTTACGGACTCTTGGGGAAGTTACGCTGATTTTCAAGGGGGAGTGGATGTTGATTACGCTGGTAAAGTTAGTTACTTGGATGGAAAAGACCTGCATTGACAATTTGTCAAATTTTCTACTCCGGTCCCTGAGCCTACTACGATGCTTCTTTTGGGAACGGGCCTCACTGGTCTTGCTGCTCTAGGCCGTAGACGTAGAGAGTAAGTGAACTCTGATTATCTCCGGATTAATGAAGGCAGAGCTTCGGCTCTGCCTTTTTTTGTCTTTGTCGTCCCCAGCACAAGTTTAGACAATTTCGAAAATTTTAACCTGCAAGCACCAGGGCAATGCAACACGTATGGCAAGCATGCAGTGCATGATGCTTTATGCAGGTACCAGCATCCTGGATAATCATTGTTCTCCCACCGGTGCATTCGCTATAATACCTATCTAAGGAAACTGTGAGCGCTGTAACAGGTGATTACCTCAAGAGAAGGGAGTGGTCATGACTATGGGACAGGTAGCCAGGGCATTGAACATCTTGTGGGCTGTGTTGCTTTTTTTGTTTGGGCCACTGCAACAGGTCGCTTCTGCTGTCATCGTCTCTGGGGATTCTCTCCGTCAGGAGCTGGCAACGCAATCAAGTGCGCAATGGACGCTTCCGCAAACTGGGCCTCCAGGTCTGAAGGGGCAGACAATTGTTTTTATCGCGGAAGATCTACGGAACGGCGGCGTGCTCGGCGTGGGAGTTGGTGTGCGGGAAGCAGCCGCTGCCATGGGCTGGAAGGTGCACTTTGTAGACATTGGTGGGCAGGATGAACAACGGCAGGAAGCTTTTCAGCGAGCCCGGGATCTCTCCCCAGATGGTATTATCCTTGGTGGTGTTGATCTCCAAAAGAATCTGCAATACATCCAAAAGATTCATGCCGATGGCATTCCCATGGTGGGTTGGCATTCGGCACCGGAGGTTCATGAACGGGGAAAAAAGCTAATCGGCCGGGATGTCACCACCGATCCTGTCCTCGTCGCCCAAACTGCGGCCCAGTATCTGCTTACTCACGCCCAAAAGGCGGTCGGAGTCGTCTTGTTTACCGATAGTCGTTTTGCTATCGCACGGCAAAAAACTGCGGCTATGGCAGCTCTCATTGAACGTTGTCCCCAATGCAGCCTGCTTGAGACTGTTGATCTGCCACTGGAAAATGTGGGGGCTGCAATGCCTGAAATCGTCGAACGACTGGTGCACCAGTACGGTGAGCGCTGGCAATACACTCTTGCCATTAATGATTTGTATTTCGATCATGCTGCCTCCACCTTGGCTATGCTTGGGCATGCGCCCCAAGACCCTCCCTATAATATCTCCGCAGGTGACGGCAGCTCTTCCGCCTTTTTTCGTATCCGTAAAAACATCTACCAAAAGGCCACCGTGGCGGAACCACTCCTTTTTCAGGGCTGGCAATGTATTGATGAGCTGAACAGGATGCTTCAGGGGCAGGCCACCAGTGGCTTTATCGCGCCACCGGAGCTGATTACCAAGGAAAATATCGACCGCCAAAAAAAATTGCTCGATTTCTTTGAGCCAGACAATGGCTACCGCGAGAATTACCTGCGAATCTGGAGAAGAGGTGGCGCGAAATGATTGTTCCGCGGTTGTATTCGATCCAGGCAAAGTTTTCTATCCTGCTGATCATCATGGTTGGCATCATTCTTGGCGGTCAAGTGTTCTCTGTCCTCCTCTCTAACAGATTCCTGGCGACAACGAAATATTTTGTGAATGGCACCTTACCGAGCATACGCATGGCCAGAACTCTTGAAAAGGCTGTCTATCAACTGGGTGGTTTTTCCCATGGGTTTGTTCACCATCATAGCTATAAAAATTTACAGGACCACTACTTTGCGCTTCGTGCAACCCTTGATGAGGTGGAAAAAATAACCGTTACCCTGTCGCAGGAAGGTGGCCTGGTGGATATTCTTTCCCTGAATCTGGTGAGCCAGGCTATTCGTAGCCATGCCGCTGTTGTCTTCCAGATAGATCTTAACATGAGCCAACAGCAAACGCAGACGCTCGATACTCAGGCAAATTTGGATCTTCTGATCCATGAGCTCGAGGAGCTTTCCAAGCGTCTGGAGCAGTTGACTGCAGCCTATGTCGAAAATGTTTTTGGACAATATAAAATGAGCTCACGACAGGTCATCTCTGAGATTGAGTGGGCAATTCGACTCAAGCTGTTGCTTGGAGTTTTTTCAATTGTTGTCTTGTGCCTGCTCTACTATATCATTGTTACCCGAGGGTTTGCTGGCCGCTTGAGCCAAATCAGCAGGGCTATGAATGAAGAATCGATGGAAAATGGTGACAGGAATATTCCTCTGGATGGCAATGATGAAATATCAGCCATGGCCAGATCAGCCCTGGCACTTTTGGATAAGGCACAACGCCTGCGTGAACTGGCAACCATTGATGAGTTAACTCAGGCCTATAACCGCAGAAGGTTTTTTGAGTTGGCTGATAAAGAAGCTAAAAGGGCGTCGCGCACCAAGCAGGGGGCTGTATTTCTTATGATCGATCTCGATCATTTCAAGCAGATCAACGACACCTATGGACATGATTTTGGCGATAGAGTGCTGTCTGAAACTGTACGTGCCTGCAAGCAAACCATACGTGAAATCGATATTTTTGCTCGCTATGGGGGGGAGGAATTTGTTTTATTGATGCCAGAAACCTCACTGGTTCAGGGGAAAGTAGCGGCACAACGTCTCCTTGCAACTGTGGCTTCTCTAGATTTTTCAAAGGATGGAGCTGCACCCGTGCATATAACTGCCAGTATTGGACTGGCGGGGGCACAGTTGGGAGAAGTTAGGGTCTATACAGCCCTGAAAAATGCAGATAGAGCCCTGTACCGGGCCAAGGAGCTGGGGCGAAATAGGATCGAAATATTTGAGGAGGGGTACACTGGAAACTAAATTTCAAAAAAATGAGATCTGCCCCTTGTTTTTTGAGAATGAGTGTTAATTTTAAAAGGCATGAGAGATAAACAAAGCAAGGGGTAATAACTTGCTCGAATTGTTAAATATACCTCGCAATAAGCGGAAGCCTTTCTGGAGAATATATATGGCTAAATATACCTGTCATACCTGTGGCACAGATTCGGACAAACCTCTCAATCTCTGTAATCCTATCCTAACAGAGGTAAGTTCTCTAACAAAAGAGCAAGACGGACCAGAGCAAAGTTCTCAAAAACTAGGAAGATATATTTGCGGTGGCTGCGGTAATATCGCAACTTCACCAGATAATATATGTCACCCTGAGAATTTCTAGATAAATTCTTCAAGGGGGACAGGGCGGCATTGTAATACAACCGATGACAAGTATGCAGAGGAAAGCCAATGGACAGGAACTGCTGGTAAGTATTGGAGGGATTGTTTGGATTGGAAAAATCAAGAGTTCAAATAGTCTCATATAGCGGGTAAGTAATTCCTTAAGTATTTGGAGGAAAACCATTGGGCTGGAGTAAAAGTAATAATCGAGGCAGCCTATAAAACAGGTTGAAATAAAATCGAAGCCAACCTGTTATTGAGCGTATTGCAAATAGAGGAAATAATTCCAGAGCCCGGGCGTGTGTCATGCACGTCGGGCTTTTTTTGATGAATATTCCTGCTTGTCACAACTGATTAATCGTTCTTTTTTCAAGAGTTGGAGCTTGTTGGATAATCTGGCATTTGAAATGCTTAGGCAATCGTGCACCTGTGAGGAGTGGGCAGCATGGTATCTTGCCTGAAAGAGCCAAGGTCAAAAGGATGAAGAATATCTTCGTGGTAGGGGACCTTAGCCTCTATGGCTACACTTGAGGTAGAAGCAGTAAATTTACTCCAGATCTACTCAGACCTTTGGCCAGCATCCTCCGGTCGAGTTCCATTGAGGCCAGGTCATCGGCCACAGGCTCTGCTTCTACTGCCAGATCATTGTTGATGCGTTTGAGATAGCTCCTACAGTAGTGACAGATTTCTGCCTGAACATGAGGCAGGTGTTCACAGCTGTTTTGCGTATCAAGCCCTTCATTACTTCCACAGGTGCTGCAGGTGTTTGCATCGATTTTCCAGACGCTGTTGCATAAAGAGCAGTGGAGGTCGCGCGAATGTGTTGTCGTCTCCGTTAGGCCGCAAGTGGCCGCAACGGGAAGACTTCCACAGACCGGACAGCGAGAGTGTTGGCTTGCACTTCGTAAACCTTGCATCGATAACCGGGCGGCCAGGGAACTCCACTGTACCTGGAGCGCTCCACTGATGATGGGGATGATCATTGGTTCGAGCAGCTGCCTGTTGCCACCCAGCAAATGTGATTTTTGGAGGTCCAGCCAGCTGATATCCGTTGTCGGGCATCGTTGCAGGGCCTGTTGGTCTTTCTGGGAGAGTTCAGGGGCGGTGGCTCTGATCAGTCGATGCACCAGTTCCTGCCAGTGGGGATGTGGGGGCCAACCCGCAGGAGAAAGCGGCGGTATTTCATATTTCTGACAGTGCTGGAGTAAAGGTTCATCGGGTAGAGGCAATGAAGGGAACTGCTGGAATTCCAGATCCTGTTGTTTTGCCAGAGCGGCACAAAATGTGAGCTGACGTGCAAAGGGATTATCCTTTGCTAAGACCTGACAACGGTGTGCTCTATCGGCAAAGATGGGTGCATGGGGGAGATGCAGAGATGTGATGGTGCACGATACTGCCTGTGATTGACCGTGGGATAAGGTTGTCGTGGACATGTCTCTCCATTTGCTGGGGTTGTGAAGAGGCTTTTTTTAAATAATCAATACATACTTCTGGTATTGTCTTGGCTGGTGGTTTTTGTGTCAAGAATAATTCCTCATGTGTGCAGGCAGGGGGCAGCCTGGGAACACAATTAGTTCAGTGGAAATATGAGGAACTCTGCGAAGAATAAGCAAAAAAATTTTTAAATTTTCTTTGTGCTCCTTGCCTCATACCTGTTTCATCGCTAAGCTATTTAAATAAGATCTTTTTAGTGTAAACCGGTCTATAAATCCCGAAAACTGGGTATCGATTATCGGCAGAGCCGTTGTGTGGAGGCGTCCATGGAGAAAAAAGAATGGGACGATGTCCCTAATCTGGAAGGCTTGGAAATGGAGTGGGATTACAGCCCCGACTGTCGTGACGGGCAACGTCTCCATAAGCGTATGACCAGGACCGACATGGCCAACCTCTATGGCAGTGGTCACGTAGCGGTCAAAGTAGCCAGCACGACCGGCACCTTTAATGCCTCTTTGCGGGATTTAAGTGAAGGTGGGCTGGGGTTGGATTTAAAGACTCCGCTTGATGAGTTTCAAAATCTTAAAGTAGGCATGATGTTAGGAGCAAAACAAATTATCGCCAGTGCCCAGGTGCGCTACGTTCGCTCCGGGGGACATGGATATACTGCCGGGTTGCAGTTTCTTAATCTTGAACCATCGATTCGTAAGTTTATAGCGGGAATGTACGCCTCCAAGGTGCTGCACCACGGTTTCTAACACCTTTGCTCGTTTCAGGGGATTCCCTATACGCTATTTTTTACTTTTCCCTTCTGGGCCCGTTCTGTACGGGCCTTATCTTTTTTTATCTAAATTTCTAAAAATACTTTTGTTTCAAGACTCTATCTCTGTGAGGAGTGATCGCAAAAGTACCTTTCACTGGTCTTGAATTAACCCATAGGAAAAACTGTTTAGAATTCCTAGAAAAATGATGATACACCTAAGTGTAAGGTCGAAATGTCGGATTTCCCTGCTGGCTCAGCACCTTGAACATGTGGTTTGTCGCCGCTATCGCCCAATCACCAATTCAGCAGACTCAAAGGAGAGATATGCGCAACATCCTGATTGGCTTGCTTATAACCGTAAGTGTAATTTTTGTTGGTGCTTGTGCTGCTTTTGCAGAAATCCGTACCCTGCCAGCTGACGTTATTTTCACCCCGAAAATAGGGTTGGTCTTTGCTGTTTTGGTGCTAGTGATTGCCCTCTTTGTCTTTGAGTGGGTACGGGTGGATGTGGTGGGGCTGATGATGATGGTTCTCTTGCCCCTTTTGGGGTTGGTCACCCCACAAGAGGCCATTAGTGGGCTATCGAGTAACGCAGTTGTCGCTATTATTGCTGTGGTCATTATCGGCGCCGGACTTGATAAGACTGGCTGTATGAATATTCTGGCACGGCAGATTTTGCGCAGAGCAGGAAAGTCAGAAAATAAGATCGTTATTTTTATATCCCTCACCGTCGCCTTCATTTCCAGTTTTATGCAAAACATTGGGGCGGCCGCGCTCTTTCTTCCTGCTGTACGTCGTATCGCCCGCCAGACTGGAATTCCGGCTTCAAAAATTCTTATGCCCATGGCCTACTGCGCCATTATTGGCGGCACAATAACGCTGGTTGGGGCAAGTCCGACTATTTTACTTAATGATCTCATCGCCCAGTCCAACGAGTTAAAAATATTCGATGCGACCATACAACCCTTGGGGATGTTCACACAAACTCCCATCGGTCTTGCTTTGGTCTTGGCTGCAGTGCTCTATTTTGTGATCTTTGGCCGCTTTGTTATTCCGGCAAAAGGCGAAGCACAGGGGCAGAATAAAATCATGCCAGCCTCTCTGGCCGATACCTATCAGGAAATTGCAGGGGTCTTTGAAATAGAAATTCCCGGTGATTTCGGTTCGTTTACCTTGCAGGAGCTGCATGTACGTGATCGCTATCACGTGACCATCGCTGGTGTCTACTCGCCGGAGAAAAGGATAAAAAACTATGCCCCCACCCGCTGGGAGCTGATCCATTCCGGGGAGACGCTGGCCCTGGTCGGCAATGAGGCTCATGTACGCCAGTGTGCCAAAGATCTGGGCTGGGTGTTTAAAGGTGAACTGGATGTCTTTGCCGAGGACTTTTCGCCTAACAATGCCGGAATGGTCGAAGGAATCGTCACGCCTCGCTCGTATCTGGTGGGAAAAAACATGCGTGAGCTACGATTTCGCAAGCAAAACGGTATTGTCCCTGTGGTGCTCTGCCGTGAAGGGATTTGTCAGTTCAACCAGATAACGCTTGAGATTATTAAACCCGGTGATGCCCTGTTGATGTTTGGCCGTTGGAATAAGTTTTTAAATCTGGCGCAAAAGGACTACTTTGCCTTTACCAACGAAATTAAAGGAGAGGAAGTTCGAGAAGATAAAGCCAAATATGCTTTTGGCTTACTGGTGTTTACCATTGCCA
Coding sequences within it:
- a CDS encoding homoserine dehydrogenase, giving the protein MKEIKVGLIGFGTVGKGLAEVLFSQRERLVKRSGMTIRLAGVADHGTTELPEKFADVTLTRDARELINNPEIDIIVELIGGMEPAKTFVLEAIAAGKHVVTANKALLSQHGAEIFAEAAKNNVEVGFEASVGGGIPVIKALKEGLVANKILSIMGIMNGTGNYILSRMTDEGIPFDDVLKDAQRLGFAEADPTYDIEGIDTAHKLAILMTMAYGMPITHNEIATEGISSIEPMDIELARELGCCIKLLAISRNHGEHVEARVHPTMVPQSHLLASIHGAYNAIHFQGDTVGNVLLYGQGAGMMPTGSAVAADVVDIARNIQSDCINRVPSLSYLPNEMRPRKITPMDELYGPYYFRLTVLDQPGVLSTVAGILSKYEISIESVIQKGRKKVGAVPLVIVTHHAKESAVRGALEEISKLESITAPIVKIRILEEEE
- a CDS encoding cofactor-independent phosphoglycerate mutase yields the protein MKYILLIGDGMGDVPVPALNNQTPLEAAATPTMDRLAVASEMLQVRTVPEGYPPGSDVANLSLMGYEPEKYYTGRAPLEAASLGVELSSDEFAFRCNLVHVEHDAAGRMTMIDYSAGHITTEESTQLIAALQEAFNAEDIALYPGVSYRHLLVFSGQLPAGFSTVPPHDYSDQEVTSFYKEYEKVPSLALIMDRAQEILANHPVNQDRERQGKRSANAVWLWGEGKRPAMETLDARFGIRGGLISAVDLLKGLGVLGGLEIIHVEGATGYLDTNYAGKAQAAIDVLKKEDFVLVHVEAPDETGHQGLAQEKVQAVADFDAKIVKPIVEEMERLGEEFRVVITMDHFTPIHRRTHEDWPVPMFIYDSRGVAQAAGRTYSEANVLAAVEENGLKLDSGAAFFRRFVEQE
- a CDS encoding thioesterase family protein, whose protein sequence is MAKINVSLQEPIFSTTYRVIYGDTDAAGVVYNANYLRYFEIGRTEMMRAWALPYSAIEELGCVLPVTESYLRFKASAAYDDLLTISTSLIEVTKLTCRFHYAITREEADGKSTLLVRGFTVHACINRDGKLTRFPAPVLEKIQAILEKRNAAKEKG
- a CDS encoding substrate-binding domain-containing protein, which codes for MTMGQVARALNILWAVLLFLFGPLQQVASAVIVSGDSLRQELATQSSAQWTLPQTGPPGLKGQTIVFIAEDLRNGGVLGVGVGVREAAAAMGWKVHFVDIGGQDEQRQEAFQRARDLSPDGIILGGVDLQKNLQYIQKIHADGIPMVGWHSAPEVHERGKKLIGRDVTTDPVLVAQTAAQYLLTHAQKAVGVVLFTDSRFAIARQKTAAMAALIERCPQCSLLETVDLPLENVGAAMPEIVERLVHQYGERWQYTLAINDLYFDHAASTLAMLGHAPQDPPYNISAGDGSSSAFFRIRKNIYQKATVAEPLLFQGWQCIDELNRMLQGQATSGFIAPPELITKENIDRQKKLLDFFEPDNGYRENYLRIWRRGGAK
- a CDS encoding GGDEF domain-containing protein, with the protein product MIVPRLYSIQAKFSILLIIMVGIILGGQVFSVLLSNRFLATTKYFVNGTLPSIRMARTLEKAVYQLGGFSHGFVHHHSYKNLQDHYFALRATLDEVEKITVTLSQEGGLVDILSLNLVSQAIRSHAAVVFQIDLNMSQQQTQTLDTQANLDLLIHELEELSKRLEQLTAAYVENVFGQYKMSSRQVISEIEWAIRLKLLLGVFSIVVLCLLYYIIVTRGFAGRLSQISRAMNEESMENGDRNIPLDGNDEISAMARSALALLDKAQRLRELATIDELTQAYNRRRFFELADKEAKRASRTKQGAVFLMIDLDHFKQINDTYGHDFGDRVLSETVRACKQTIREIDIFARYGGEEFVLLMPETSLVQGKVAAQRLLATVASLDFSKDGAAPVHITASIGLAGAQLGEVRVYTALKNADRALYRAKELGRNRIEIFEEGYTGN
- a CDS encoding formate dehydrogenase accessory protein FdhE: MSTTTLSHGQSQAVSCTITSLHLPHAPIFADRAHRCQVLAKDNPFARQLTFCAALAKQQDLEFQQFPSLPLPDEPLLQHCQKYEIPPLSPAGWPPHPHWQELVHRLIRATAPELSQKDQQALQRCPTTDISWLDLQKSHLLGGNRQLLEPMIIPIISGALQVQWSSLAARLSMQGLRSASQHSRCPVCGSLPVAATCGLTETTTHSRDLHCSLCNSVWKIDANTCSTCGSNEGLDTQNSCEHLPHVQAEICHYCRSYLKRINNDLAVEAEPVADDLASMELDRRMLAKGLSRSGVNLLLLPQV
- a CDS encoding PilZ domain-containing protein, giving the protein MEKKEWDDVPNLEGLEMEWDYSPDCRDGQRLHKRMTRTDMANLYGSGHVAVKVASTTGTFNASLRDLSEGGLGLDLKTPLDEFQNLKVGMMLGAKQIIASAQVRYVRSGGHGYTAGLQFLNLEPSIRKFIAGMYASKVLHHGF
- a CDS encoding SLC13 family permease, translating into MRNILIGLLITVSVIFVGACAAFAEIRTLPADVIFTPKIGLVFAVLVLVIALFVFEWVRVDVVGLMMMVLLPLLGLVTPQEAISGLSSNAVVAIIAVVIIGAGLDKTGCMNILARQILRRAGKSENKIVIFISLTVAFISSFMQNIGAAALFLPAVRRIARQTGIPASKILMPMAYCAIIGGTITLVGASPTILLNDLIAQSNELKIFDATIQPLGMFTQTPIGLALVLAAVLYFVIFGRFVIPAKGEAQGQNKIMPASLADTYQEIAGVFEIEIPGDFGSFTLQELHVRDRYHVTIAGVYSPEKRIKNYAPTRWELIHSGETLALVGNEAHVRQCAKDLGWVFKGELDVFAEDFSPNNAGMVEGIVTPRSYLVGKNMRELRFRKQNGIVPVVLCREGICQFNQITLEIIKPGDALLMFGRWNKFLNLAQKDYFAFTNEIKGEEVREDKAKYAFGLLVFTIAMILWLKPVSTALGMPINVSLSVCLLTGALGMILTRVLTIDEAYKSIDWMTVFLLGGLIPLGLAFQKTGAAEWMATSIMHFVGTVPEVLFLLIIGLLTSFFTLVVSNVGATVLLVPLAMTMAFEMGVDPRLAAMVVALSASNTFVLPTHQVNALVMRPGGYQTMDYVKTGTGMTIIFLVVLTMMLLLFY